A part of Curtobacterium sp. MCLR17_036 genomic DNA contains:
- a CDS encoding NAD(P)H-binding protein, with the protein MTSREHLLVLGATGQTGQHFTRLALDAGHRVRAVVRTPSKLTVQHADLQVVQGSVTDGLDLDALLDGVTGVVVMLGDVAAQRERPVNTAFVRTLVPAMRRSGTRRLLYQAGGLSAPPGKRLAPVLRLVRSTLAREYLGQHADNESVMRYLDAEAQDIAWTVHRAGIGSDGPSKGELRRSARWISIGTFRDCAAYNLRTLFDDTAVHTCDGSAYRRSR; encoded by the coding sequence ATGACATCTCGAGAGCACCTGCTCGTCCTCGGCGCCACCGGCCAGACCGGCCAGCATTTCACCCGCCTCGCACTCGACGCCGGACACCGCGTCCGCGCCGTCGTCCGGACACCGTCGAAGCTGACGGTCCAGCACGCCGACCTGCAGGTCGTGCAGGGCTCGGTCACCGACGGCCTCGACCTCGACGCGCTGCTCGACGGCGTGACGGGCGTGGTCGTGATGCTCGGGGACGTCGCCGCGCAGCGCGAGCGACCGGTCAACACCGCGTTCGTCCGCACGCTCGTGCCGGCCATGCGCCGGAGCGGCACGCGGCGGCTGCTGTACCAGGCCGGTGGGCTGAGCGCGCCTCCCGGCAAGCGGCTCGCGCCGGTGCTCCGCCTCGTCCGGTCGACGCTCGCGCGGGAGTACCTCGGGCAGCACGCGGACAACGAGTCGGTGATGCGCTACCTCGACGCCGAGGCGCAGGACATCGCCTGGACGGTCCACCGCGCCGGCATCGGCTCGGACGGCCCCTCCAAGGGCGAGCTGCGCCGCTCGGCGCGGTGGATCAGCATCGGCACCTTCCGGGACTGCGCCGCGTACAACCTGCGCACGCTGTTCGACGACACGGCCGTGCACACGTGCGACGGCAGTGCCTACCGACGGTCGCGCTGA
- a CDS encoding transcription antitermination factor NusB, whose protein sequence is MSQPTNTRGVRRGPRPANARRVAFDVLRAVQVDDAYANLLLPTRIRRAGLSARDAGFATELTYGSIRMLGRYDVVIALASGRRAENIEADVLDVLRLGAHQLLAMRTPTHAAVDATVELAREVGARRATGFVNAVMRKIAARSDDEWDALITEGRGGDALLATRWSHPTWVVSALRDALAAERSRDELAALLAADNAAPRVQLAALPGLATDEDVAAATARTATDADDAAFADATGAADAPAALVAADDEPEADGATGTVPPVRTVDPVPEADASPVSPVGIRGVSGDPARVPGVAAGRLRVQDEGSQLAALALSRSSAVRAGERWLDMCAGPGGKAALLAAEAQQGGATLVANELVPARAGLVRNALGVFGDHVRVVEGDARRYGRDGTGLTFDRILLDAPCTGLGALRRRPEARWRKAPEDVQELAALQSELLDAAVRVLAPGGTLAYVTCSPHLAETRGQVDALMRRHGDLLEQLDTASVVRGVAARDPRVADGDTVQLWPHRVGTDAMFIALFRRVG, encoded by the coding sequence ATGAGCCAGCCGACGAACACCCGGGGCGTCCGCCGCGGCCCGCGCCCCGCGAACGCCCGACGTGTCGCGTTCGACGTGCTCCGTGCCGTGCAGGTCGACGACGCGTACGCGAACCTGCTGCTGCCGACGCGGATCCGCCGCGCCGGCCTGTCCGCCCGCGACGCCGGGTTCGCGACCGAGCTGACCTACGGGTCGATCCGGATGCTCGGCCGCTACGACGTCGTCATCGCGCTCGCGTCCGGCCGCCGTGCGGAGAACATCGAGGCCGACGTGCTCGACGTGCTGCGGCTCGGTGCCCACCAGCTGCTCGCGATGCGGACCCCGACGCACGCCGCGGTCGACGCCACGGTCGAGCTCGCGCGCGAGGTCGGCGCCCGCCGTGCGACCGGCTTCGTGAACGCCGTGATGCGGAAGATCGCCGCGCGGTCCGACGACGAGTGGGACGCCCTCATCACCGAGGGGCGCGGCGGCGACGCCCTGCTCGCCACACGGTGGTCGCACCCGACGTGGGTCGTCTCGGCGCTGCGCGACGCCCTGGCCGCCGAGCGCTCCCGCGACGAGCTCGCCGCCCTGCTCGCGGCGGACAACGCCGCGCCGCGGGTCCAGCTCGCGGCGCTGCCCGGACTCGCCACCGACGAGGACGTCGCCGCCGCCACCGCGCGCACCGCGACGGACGCCGACGACGCCGCGTTCGCCGACGCGACCGGCGCGGCGGACGCCCCGGCGGCCCTGGTGGCGGCCGACGACGAACCGGAGGCCGACGGGGCGACCGGCACCGTGCCTCCCGTCCGGACCGTCGACCCGGTGCCGGAGGCCGACGCGTCACCGGTGTCACCCGTCGGCATCCGGGGCGTCTCCGGCGACCCGGCCCGCGTGCCGGGCGTCGCCGCTGGTCGCCTGCGCGTGCAGGACGAGGGATCGCAGCTCGCCGCGCTGGCGCTCAGCCGCTCGTCCGCGGTGCGCGCGGGGGAGCGGTGGCTCGACATGTGCGCCGGCCCCGGCGGGAAGGCGGCGCTGCTCGCGGCCGAGGCCCAGCAGGGCGGCGCGACCCTCGTCGCGAACGAACTCGTGCCGGCGCGTGCCGGCCTCGTGCGGAACGCGCTCGGCGTGTTCGGCGACCACGTGCGCGTCGTCGAGGGCGACGCCCGGCGGTACGGGCGGGACGGCACCGGGCTCACCTTCGACCGCATCCTGCTCGACGCGCCCTGCACCGGGCTCGGCGCCCTGCGGCGTCGGCCGGAGGCGCGCTGGCGGAAGGCACCGGAGGACGTCCAGGAGCTCGCGGCCCTGCAGTCCGAGCTGCTCGACGCGGCCGTCCGGGTCCTGGCGCCGGGCGGGACGCTCGCCTACGTGACCTGCTCGCCGCACCTGGCCGAGACCCGGGGGCAGGTCGACGCGCTCATGCGGCGGCACGGTGACCTGCTCGAACAGCTCGACACGGCGTCGGTCGTCCGGGGCGTCGCCGCCCGCGACCCTCGGGTGGCGGACGGCGACACCGTGCAGCTCTGGCCGCACCGCGTGGGGACGGACGCGATGTTCATCGCGCTGTTCCGCCGCGTCGGCTGA
- a CDS encoding methionyl-tRNA formyltransferase, translating into MRLVVAGSPAAAVPTLRRLAASDHEIAAVLTRPPTPQGRKRVLTPTPVAQAAAELGLPVIEAVRVDEGVTAELVALDVDLGVIVAYGALLRRPALDAPRHGWVNLHFSDLPAYRGAAPVQRAVMAGDARTAATVFQLVEELDAGPVYASDPFDIDPEATSGEVLAAMAESGAETVARVVDGIAAGTAEATEQTGTPTLAPKTTIEDGRIDFDAPAAVVHARLRGVTPEPGAYAHLGETRVKLLRSNRLTGGTGDPAPQLAPGALALHGGRLLVGTADTPLALLEVQPAGKKAMDAAAWARGLGELDGKVLA; encoded by the coding sequence ATGCGTCTCGTCGTCGCCGGCAGCCCCGCTGCGGCCGTCCCCACCCTCCGTCGCCTCGCGGCGTCCGACCACGAGATCGCCGCGGTCCTCACCCGTCCGCCGACACCGCAGGGGCGCAAGCGGGTCCTGACGCCGACGCCGGTGGCACAGGCCGCGGCGGAGCTCGGACTGCCGGTCATCGAGGCGGTCCGGGTCGACGAGGGGGTCACCGCGGAGCTGGTCGCCCTCGACGTCGACCTCGGCGTCATCGTCGCCTACGGCGCGCTGCTCCGCCGGCCGGCCCTCGACGCGCCCCGGCACGGCTGGGTGAACCTGCACTTCTCCGACCTCCCCGCGTACCGCGGTGCGGCGCCCGTGCAGCGCGCCGTCATGGCGGGCGATGCCCGGACCGCCGCGACGGTGTTCCAGCTCGTCGAGGAGCTCGACGCCGGCCCCGTGTACGCGTCCGACCCGTTCGACATCGACCCGGAGGCGACCTCCGGCGAGGTCCTCGCCGCCATGGCCGAGTCCGGCGCCGAGACCGTCGCCCGGGTGGTCGACGGCATCGCCGCCGGCACCGCGGAGGCGACCGAGCAGACGGGGACGCCGACCCTGGCTCCGAAGACCACCATCGAGGACGGCCGCATCGACTTCGATGCCCCCGCCGCGGTCGTGCACGCACGCCTGCGCGGGGTCACACCCGAGCCCGGCGCGTACGCCCACCTCGGCGAGACCCGGGTGAAGCTGCTCCGCAGCAACCGGCTGACGGGAGGCACGGGGGACCCCGCCCCGCAGCTCGCGCCCGGTGCGCTGGCACTCCACGGCGGCCGGCTGCTGGTCGGGACCGCCGACACCCCGCTGGCGCTGCTCGAGGTGCAGCCGGCCGGCAAGAAGGCGATGGACGCCGCCGCCTGGGCCCGCGGCCTGGGCGAACTGGACGGGAAGGTCCTCGCATGA